The Pseudoalteromonas xiamenensis genome includes a window with the following:
- a CDS encoding HU family DNA-binding protein, which produces MNKSQLIDAIAEGSDVSKAAAGRVLESLLTNITKTLESGDSVALVGFGTFEVKTRAARTGRNPQTGESIQIAEAKVPSFKAGKGFKDAVNGK; this is translated from the coding sequence ATGAATAAATCACAACTTATCGACGCTATCGCAGAAGGCTCGGACGTATCAAAAGCTGCAGCAGGTCGAGTGTTGGAATCGTTACTAACCAATATCACTAAAACGCTTGAAAGTGGTGATTCCGTTGCTTTGGTTGGTTTCGGTACCTTTGAAGTAAAAACGCGTGCAGCGCGAACTGGTCGTAATCCTCAAACAGGAGAGTCAATCCAGATTGCTGAAGCCAAGGTTCCTTCTTTTAAAGCAGGTAAAGGGTTCAAAGACGCGGTCAACGGTAAATAG
- a CDS encoding DNA replication terminus site-binding protein translates to MDKLTDTQQTAFQIDLQRSYEAIKSATREFIEYLQAVPTTDYRCTLMAIKPNQKEFSLVEADDVWQHLKIYSQFELTAEQHPTNAVRVPGVIQIRTKHMPPLLALIARINELKQGMIDLKADYKCRHRLPEHTVRRHVMKALKSVHQLQLTRFISAIEGPVRYVGLTVHKKPNSKNVSKEQALNMVSELYDKAYPSGFNTDSWQSFIDQQRVKIETLDEEKYKITIARAGAYRAMCNIEHAGGRVEQPTASMPVLIFQDEFTDVGLPREHDNKQHRSDRKLDLSKPTIPLLQLYILPIAREQLLGDNAFPT, encoded by the coding sequence GTGGATAAACTAACTGATACTCAACAAACCGCCTTTCAAATAGACCTGCAACGCAGCTATGAAGCTATAAAATCAGCTACGCGAGAATTCATCGAGTACCTCCAAGCCGTTCCTACTACAGATTATCGTTGTACCTTGATGGCCATAAAACCAAATCAGAAAGAATTTTCGTTGGTAGAAGCCGATGACGTGTGGCAGCACTTAAAAATCTATTCTCAATTTGAACTCACTGCAGAGCAGCACCCAACTAATGCTGTGCGTGTACCTGGCGTTATACAAATACGAACAAAACACATGCCTCCCCTGCTCGCTTTAATTGCACGAATCAACGAGCTTAAACAAGGAATGATTGACCTAAAAGCAGACTATAAATGCCGCCACAGACTACCTGAACACACGGTACGTCGGCATGTAATGAAAGCACTTAAATCAGTTCATCAATTACAACTGACTCGATTTATCAGCGCAATTGAAGGGCCTGTTCGATATGTCGGTCTGACTGTGCACAAAAAACCGAACTCAAAGAACGTGAGCAAAGAGCAAGCTCTGAATATGGTTAGTGAACTCTATGATAAGGCCTATCCATCCGGTTTTAACACTGATAGTTGGCAGTCATTCATTGACCAACAACGCGTAAAAATCGAAACTCTTGATGAAGAAAAGTACAAAATAACCATTGCACGGGCAGGCGCATACCGAGCGATGTGTAATATTGAGCATGCTGGTGGCCGAGTGGAGCAACCAACCGCTTCTATGCCTGTGCTGATTTTTCAAGATGAGTTTACCGACGTAGGCTTACCGAGAGAGCATGACAATAAGCAACATCGTAGTGACAGGAAGCTGGATTTAAGTAAACCAACTATCCCCCTACTACAGCTTTACATCTTGCCAATTGCGCGTGAGCAACTCCTTGGCGATAATGCTTTTCCCACGTAA